From Alphaproteobacteria bacterium, one genomic window encodes:
- a CDS encoding peptidylprolyl isomerase codes for MFKKISFYTVAFVSIVSFVNAGSQSSSDNTAKIAIVVNKDVITAQDIADRISLVLLTSGMENTPQNRDSITPQIRKSLVDERIQLQTAKEQKIIVADVEIQNALENISKDNNMTAAQMTEMFKQRGVPIKTLEDRLRAQIAWSRAIRDAFTGMVHVTEADIDDALNKAQQDKDKDQYEVLEIFLRLDQANQENSVLKETRKIYDQLKNGASFRVMARQFSQSTSSINGGYIGWLVKGKIDPAIQTAVEKLAVGTFSEPVRVGMGYKIVFLKDHRKAGAASYGETKISYRQVYIPVSDPITEETQQRVEAHIQELHKISNCEKLSAKAKEFGYRCEVSPKAPLNAMPEGLQALFHTVKPGQCLKPIRTEDHMLVTMVCSREEAAVKLPTRLEIKDMLEQEKFSKLANREFNKLRSVAFIDEKGIGQSAVPATPLKKTQIVGPKDAIKGVAAAG; via the coding sequence ATGTTTAAAAAAATATCTTTCTATACGGTCGCGTTTGTTTCAATTGTATCTTTTGTGAATGCTGGTTCGCAATCTTCGTCTGATAATACAGCAAAGATTGCCATTGTTGTGAATAAAGATGTTATCACAGCACAAGACATTGCCGACAGAATCAGTCTTGTTCTGTTGACGTCTGGGATGGAAAACACCCCCCAGAACCGGGATTCAATTACTCCGCAGATCAGAAAAAGCCTGGTCGATGAAAGAATTCAATTGCAAACAGCAAAAGAACAAAAAATTATTGTAGCGGATGTTGAAATTCAAAATGCGCTGGAAAATATCTCAAAAGACAATAATATGACTGCTGCTCAAATGACAGAAATGTTTAAGCAGCGCGGCGTCCCCATAAAAACACTAGAAGATCGTCTGCGGGCACAAATAGCCTGGAGCCGCGCAATCCGTGATGCATTTACAGGAATGGTTCATGTGACAGAGGCAGATATTGATGATGCCCTGAATAAGGCACAGCAAGATAAGGACAAGGATCAATATGAAGTCCTAGAAATCTTTTTACGGCTTGATCAGGCGAACCAGGAAAATTCAGTCCTCAAGGAAACAAGAAAAATTTACGATCAATTGAAAAATGGGGCATCGTTTCGGGTTATGGCGCGCCAATTTTCCCAAAGCACGTCGTCGATCAATGGGGGGTATATTGGTTGGTTGGTAAAAGGCAAGATTGATCCAGCCATTCAAACGGCCGTGGAAAAGCTGGCAGTTGGGACTTTTTCCGAACCCGTTCGGGTTGGCATGGGATACAAGATTGTATTTTTGAAAGATCACAGAAAGGCTGGGGCCGCATCCTATGGGGAAACAAAAATCAGCTATCGTCAGGTTTACATTCCGGTCAGCGATCCGATTACCGAAGAAACCCAGCAACGTGTCGAGGCGCATATCCAGGAACTGCATAAGATCAGCAATTGCGAAAAGTTAAGCGCAAAAGCAAAGGAATTTGGATATCGGTGCGAGGTATCTCCAAAGGCTCCGCTTAACGCCATGCCTGAAGGGTTGCAGGCCCTTTTCCACACGGTAAAGCCGGGACAGTGTTTAAAACCCATCCGGACAGAGGATCATATGCTTGTGACAATGGTATGCTCGCGTGAGGAGGCGGCCGTCAAATTGCCAACCCGCCTTGAAATCAAAGACATGCTCGAGCAGGAAAAATTCAGCAAACTGGCAAACCGTGAATTTAATAAGCTCAGGAGCGTCGCATTCATAGATGAAAAGGGGATTGGTCAGTCTGCTGTTCCGGCGACCCCTTTAAAAAAGACGCAGATTGTTGGGCCAAAAGACGCCATCAAAGGCGTGGCGGCAGCCGGGTAG
- a CDS encoding ABC transporter substrate-binding protein, with protein MVYFFYRLLFVIALTSTVSFAGGKISKHELPSPQESIVFIKGLIDKGTVAVNKENATQDALGSILKENFDVNEIARFALGIHVRKFSPDQFARFKDVFEKRLVQVYSTKDKIAAFKDSIPTVLESYVKQADGTLMVKSTFRKKEGGGEPAKVDWNVIKIIEGTGSRLAVTDVLFENLSQRIAFRSEYGSLFTGEGKGDPERFIKFLAGQVG; from the coding sequence ATGGTATATTTTTTTTATAGACTATTATTTGTTATCGCCTTAACATCAACTGTTTCCTTTGCGGGTGGAAAAATTTCAAAACATGAACTACCAAGCCCACAGGAATCCATCGTCTTTATCAAGGGCCTGATTGACAAGGGAACGGTGGCCGTTAATAAAGAAAATGCAACCCAAGATGCCCTGGGTAGTATTTTAAAAGAAAACTTTGATGTGAACGAAATCGCACGATTTGCATTGGGTATTCATGTTCGTAAATTTTCCCCCGATCAGTTCGCAAGATTTAAGGACGTTTTTGAAAAGCGATTGGTCCAGGTTTATTCAACAAAGGATAAGATTGCCGCCTTTAAGGACAGCATTCCAACCGTTCTTGAATCATATGTTAAACAGGCGGATGGAACATTGATGGTCAAAAGCACCTTCCGAAAAAAAGAGGGGGGAGGCGAACCAGCAAAAGTGGATTGGAATGTCATCAAGATTATCGAGGGAACGGGATCCAGGCTGGCTGTCACCGATGTCCTTTTTGAAAACTTGAGCCAACGAATTGCCTTTAGAAGCGAATATGGAAGCCTTTTCACCGGCGAGGGAAAAGGTGATCCAGAGCGATTTATCAAGTTTCTTGCTGGCCAAGTTGGCTAG
- a CDS encoding LptF/LptG family permease, producing the protein MLFLYIFKKMGTVISSLTLILMGVIWLTQSLRFIEVIVNHNVSFFGYFSLIIFLIPDLIATVLPICVLITGFYVFYKMITEHELLAMRASGFSNRQISSPIICLGILAASFIYLINLYIMPLSFQKFRDQEHQIRNQFSTSMIREGMFNPIRGTTVYVRERTPQNELKGILIHHEDKKASKEKTGTSYTVIAELGSIKQMNGRLILLLKKGNRQEKDPTTGKITFLSFDTFAYDISDAITNADPRSIKPYELSTFHLFNPKDTDDPLLRARMRTEAHQRLITPLFAIIDALIACFFMLSGAALPRRQQRHRVVMGIGATILVYASVYGTVNMSTHHPKLIYLSYALMAVFIAGLLALLQDGWERRT; encoded by the coding sequence ATGTTATTTTTATATATCTTTAAAAAGATGGGTACGGTTATTTCATCCCTAACATTAATCTTGATGGGGGTCATTTGGCTGACGCAGTCGCTTCGTTTTATCGAGGTGATCGTTAACCACAATGTATCTTTTTTTGGATATTTCTCGCTCATTATTTTTTTAATACCGGATTTAATAGCAACAGTCTTGCCGATTTGTGTGCTCATTACCGGATTTTACGTTTTTTATAAAATGATTACAGAGCATGAACTACTGGCAATGCGCGCCTCTGGATTCAGTAACCGGCAGATTTCTTCGCCAATCATTTGTTTGGGAATTTTGGCGGCTAGCTTTATTTATCTGATCAACCTTTATATCATGCCCCTTTCGTTTCAAAAATTCCGGGATCAAGAACATCAGATCAGAAATCAATTTTCAACATCCATGATCCGCGAGGGGATGTTCAACCCCATTCGCGGCACCACTGTTTACGTGCGGGAACGAACCCCGCAAAATGAATTAAAGGGCATCTTAATTCATCACGAGGATAAAAAAGCATCCAAAGAAAAAACAGGGACAAGTTACACAGTGATTGCGGAATTAGGATCCATCAAACAAATGAATGGACGGCTGATCCTTCTTTTAAAAAAAGGGAATCGTCAGGAAAAAGATCCGACCACAGGCAAAATCACCTTTCTGTCCTTTGATACGTTCGCCTATGATATATCGGATGCGATCACCAACGCGGATCCGCGTTCTATAAAACCCTATGAATTATCGACCTTTCATCTTTTTAACCCTAAGGATACCGATGATCCCCTGCTTAGGGCTAGAATGCGCACAGAAGCCCACCAACGCCTGATCACGCCATTATTTGCCATCATTGATGCACTGATTGCCTGTTTTTTCATGTTAAGTGGGGCGGCCCTTCCACGTCGGCAGCAACGCCACAGGGTGGTTATGGGCATTGGGGCCACCATTCTGGTTTATGCTAGTGTTTACGGGACAGTGAATATGAGCACCCATCATCCAAAACTGATCTATCTATCCTATGCCCTGATGGCAGTATTCATTGCTGGACTTTTGGCCTTGCTACAAGATGGCTGGGAACGACGCACATGA
- a CDS encoding LptF/LptG family permease translates to MINYVFSTLNRYFSRNLLFWFFVCLSGVLTIVGIFEGVELLRRTMGRPHVGFSIIMEMILLKLPTHLQTLLPFIIFFSTIMSFWRLNQTQEITAAKASGVSVWQLVTGACVLTTLLGLVHLILVNPLASAMASRCDFLENAVFRATKSALSISSGGLWLREAGPQDGSKTIIRTATFDLEKNEFHHVSFYEFDNEGQYKGRYDAPMAKIIDGAWDIESGTYWDEHDVAHPGNTFKRSTDISLDNIRNNYTKPETLSFWEIPSFINSLEATGLSSTRYLLYWHSQIAKLGQIIAMVLLAATFCLHPTRYRNSSRLIGIGVLSAFVIHFTNDIVYAFGIAEKLPVLLAVWISPLVTIMLSTAFLLHTEDT, encoded by the coding sequence ATGATTAACTATGTTTTTTCCACACTGAATCGATACTTTAGTCGGAATCTTTTGTTCTGGTTTTTTGTATGCCTGTCCGGGGTTTTAACGATCGTCGGAATATTCGAAGGGGTCGAACTTCTTCGCCGCACAATGGGCCGCCCCCATGTTGGTTTTTCAATCATCATGGAAATGATTTTGCTAAAGCTGCCAACGCATCTGCAAACCCTTTTACCGTTTATTATTTTTTTCTCCACCATCATGAGTTTTTGGAGGCTCAATCAAACACAAGAAATAACAGCAGCAAAAGCATCGGGTGTTTCTGTTTGGCAACTTGTTACAGGGGCCTGTGTTTTAACAACACTTCTGGGGCTTGTTCATTTGATTCTGGTCAACCCCCTTGCATCTGCAATGGCATCCCGGTGCGATTTTTTGGAAAATGCTGTTTTTAGGGCCACCAAAAGCGCCCTGTCTATTTCATCAGGTGGCCTTTGGCTTAGGGAAGCGGGGCCCCAAGACGGATCGAAAACCATTATAAGAACAGCAACTTTTGATCTAGAAAAAAATGAATTCCATCACGTAAGCTTTTATGAGTTTGACAATGAGGGTCAGTACAAAGGGCGATACGATGCGCCAATGGCAAAAATAATTGATGGGGCATGGGATATCGAAAGTGGAACATATTGGGACGAACACGATGTTGCGCATCCTGGTAACACCTTTAAAAGGTCAACCGATATATCGCTGGACAACATTAGAAACAATTACACCAAACCAGAAACCCTGTCCTTTTGGGAAATCCCCAGCTTTATCAATTCACTAGAGGCAACAGGATTATCATCAACGCGATACTTATTATATTGGCACAGCCAGATTGCCAAATTGGGGCAAATAATCGCCATGGTCCTTTTGGCTGCAACGTTTTGTTTGCACCCAACCCGATACCGCAATTCCTCCCGGTTAATTGGCATTGGCGTACTAAGTGCTTTTGTTATACATTTTACCAATGATATTGTTTATGCTTTCGGTATAGCAGAAAAATTACCCGTGCTTCTGGCTGTGTGGATTTCCCCCCTTGTCACGATCATGCTGAGTACGGCGTTTTTACTTCATACCGAGGATACGTGA
- the rsmA gene encoding 16S rRNA (adenine(1518)-N(6)/adenine(1519)-N(6))-dimethyltransferase RsmA encodes MNTNLPPLSQVINQYGLLGNKGLSKSLGQNFLLDPGITRRIVAVALPLEGFDVIEVGPGPGGLTRSILDANPDHLFAIERDSQCISALQGLIDLHGDRLTIINSDAKKVKAQKLSTNPIKIIANLPYNVGTMLLLQWLSDLGQIQSMTLMFQREVALRITAMPGTSDYGRLSILCQYLCTVHRVFDLPPQAFIPAPKVHSSVVHFVPKVLSADERTLLPFIEKITAAVFTQRRKMLRGSLRGVFSEDILMDVLEGCCIAPTERPENLTISQFCQLAAALLNASSQLGQQET; translated from the coding sequence ATGAACACAAATCTCCCCCCTCTTTCCCAAGTCATTAATCAATATGGTTTGTTGGGCAACAAGGGGCTGTCAAAAAGTCTGGGTCAAAATTTCCTTTTGGATCCCGGGATTACGCGTCGGATTGTGGCCGTTGCTTTGCCGTTGGAGGGGTTCGATGTGATCGAGGTTGGTCCCGGCCCTGGTGGGTTAACGCGGTCAATTTTAGATGCCAATCCAGATCATCTTTTTGCCATAGAAAGGGATTCGCAGTGTATTTCCGCCTTGCAGGGTTTGATAGATCTTCACGGCGATCGCTTAACGATCATCAATTCCGATGCAAAAAAAGTCAAGGCCCAGAAACTATCAACGAACCCGATCAAGATTATTGCCAACCTTCCCTATAATGTGGGGACGATGCTTTTGTTGCAGTGGTTGTCTGACCTGGGGCAAATTCAATCGATGACGTTGATGTTCCAACGAGAGGTTGCATTGCGTATCACAGCGATGCCCGGGACATCGGATTATGGTCGCCTGTCGATACTGTGTCAATATTTGTGCACCGTGCACAGAGTATTTGATCTGCCGCCGCAAGCATTTATACCAGCACCAAAGGTTCATTCGTCCGTTGTGCATTTTGTTCCAAAGGTGCTTTCAGCGGATGAAAGAACGCTTTTACCCTTCATCGAAAAAATAACGGCTGCCGTGTTTACGCAGCGTCGCAAAATGCTTCGCGGGAGTCTAAGGGGAGTCTTTTCAGAGGATATTCTGATGGACGTTTTGGAGGGTTGCTGCATCGCCCCAACCGAACGCCCCGAAAATCTGACGATTTCCCAATTCTGTCAACTGGCCGCTGCGTTGCTGAATGCGTCTAGCCAACTTGGCCAGCAAGAAACTTGA